The genomic segment CCAAATCGAGAGCGAATATAACTACTTGCTTGATAAAAACGCTGATTTACCGTAATTTCTGGATTTCTCGTAATTCCTTGCCTTTTATCTATAGAGCCTAAGAATTTAGCAATTAGCCCATCAATTTTTTTAATAATTTCTGTAGATGCTTTTATTTCTTCTTTAAACTTCTTTTTATCTTCTTTAGATAAATTAGACTTTATTGAAGTTGCAGTGTTTTTACTTTCTACCAATTGTTCTACAATATTTGCAATTTTTTCTTGGTATTTTTCCAACTCTTTACTTGCATTGTATTTTTGATTGATTGCTGCTTTAGAAATTTGCAACCTTGGGTCGAATTCAACTTTAATATTTTGCTCGGAAACTTGGTTTCCAAAGGTCATTTTTAAACGATATGTTCCTGGTTTTACAGTAATGCCTCCTGGTTCTCTTTTAGGTTTATTAATTCTTCGAGAAGCTCTAGCAACTCCTTTTTCTCTTAAATACCAAGTGGTTTTATGAATACCACTTTCTTTTGGAGCTTTAAATTTTAAAGTTCTAATTTGGCGAACATCATCAAAAATTTCTAATTTAATGGAGTCAAATTTTACTTTATTAGATTTCTCGGCTTCGCTTGAGATGACATTATCGTCTTTTTTATCTTGTTTCTTGTTTTTCTTTTCAGCGGGTTTATCAATATAATAAGAAATAATTGCACCTCTTTTTCTGTTTTCTCCTTGATACATTGCATCTGCACCAAATCTACTTCCTGTAGGTTGTTGAGAGGCTGCTAGATACGCAGTTGGTGGTTGAAATAAGTGTATTTTTTTAGCATTAAAACTTTGTTTTGCGATGGCTCTTAATGGACGAATATCGTCTAAAACCCAAGCTGCTCGACCGAAAGTTCCGATTACTAAATCGTGTTCTCTAGGATGAATTACCAAATCTTTTACAGAAACTGTTGGAAAACCATTGGTCCATTTTGTCCATTTTTCTCCTGCATTTACAGAAATGTATAAACCATCATCTGTACCTAAGAACAATAAATTTTCGTTTTCTGGATCTTCAATAATAGATAATGTATAACTCTGTACGTCATTTTTATTTACAATACGTTTCCAAGTTTTTCCATAATTTTTAGTTCTGTATGCATAAGGTGTATAATTAAATCGTCTATAATCATTGGCAACTAAAAGTGCTTCACCTTTATTTTTATTGGATGCTTTTATTTGTGTAATCCAAGAAAATTCTGGTAAACCAGTAATATTTTTGGCAACATTTGTCCAACTTTCTCCTCCATTTTTAGTTATATGAACCTGTCCATCATCAGTTGCAGCCCATAAAACATCTTTTTCTAATGGAGTTGGTTCAATTACCAAAATTGTACAATGGTTTTCTGCACCAGTTGCATCCATGGTTAAACCACCACTTTCGTTTTGTTTTAACTTTTCTGGATTGTTGGTCGATAAATCTGGTGAAATAACTGTCCAAGTTAACCCTTTGTCTGTAGATTTATGCACAAACTGGCTTCCGAAATACAATGTACTATTATCGAAAGGATCTATATTAATGGCAGCATTCCAATTGAAACGTAACTTTACATTAGGATCTTTATGTGTTGGTTTTACTCCGTAATTATTTCCTGTTAAATAATCGAATCGCGAAACGGAACCTTGCTGACTCATAGTCCACCCATATCTAGAATCGTCTTTATCTGGAACAACGTCAAAACCATCTCCAAAACTAATTTCCTGCCAATACGAATTTCTAATTCCTTGGGCTTTCCAAACGTAAGCGGGGCCTCTCCAAGAACCATTATCTTGCATTCCTCCATAAACATTGTAAGGGAATTCATTATCTACATTAATATGATAAAATTGAGCCACAGGAATATTTCCTATAAATCGCCAAGATTTTCCACCATCTTTGGTAATGTTTAAGCCACCATCATTTCCATCGATCATAAATTTTCCGTTTTTTGAATGAATCCACCAAGCATGATGATCTGGATGAACCCCATTATCTACACCATAAGCTGGCATTAATTGCTTGAAGTTTTTTCCTCCATCTTGCGAAACATTTACGTATGTAAAAATTGTATACACTCTATTTTCGTTTTGTGGATCTACATAAATTTCGGAATAATAGAAAGGACGATTTCCAATACCAGGTTTGTCGTTTATCTTTTTCCAATTAAAACCTCCATCTTCACTTTTATACAATGCGTTTTTCTTGGCTTCCACCAAAGCATACATAATATTTGGTTCACTTGGCGCAATTGCAACACCAATTCTACCCAATTCACCTTTTGGAAAACCTTCTTTTTCTGTAATTTTTTTCCAATTCTCTCCTCCATCGTGTGTAATATATAATCCACTTCCTTCTCCACCAGATTTAAAAAACCAAGGATCGCGTTTGTGTTCCCACATCGCAGCGATTATTTTATTCGGATTTTTTGGGTCCATAATTAAATCTGCAGCTCCAGATCTAATATTTGTAAAAAGAATTTGTTTCCACGTTTTTCCTCCATCTACAGTTTTATAAACGCCACGTTCTTTGTGTTCGCCCCAAGGAGAACCAATTGCGCCCACATAAACTATATTAGGATTTGTAGGATCGATAATAACTCTATGAATATGACGCGTTTTTTCTAAACCCATCGATTTCCAAGTTTTTCCAGCATCTAAAGATTTGTAGATTCCAAAACCACCATTTAAACTATTTCTTGGGTTTCCTTCTCCAGTGCCTGCCCAAATTACACTTGGGTTCGATTGCTGAATCGCAACAGCACCAATAGAAGCTGTTAATTCTTTTTCGAAAATTGGTTTCCATTTAACGCCACCAGAAGTAGATTTCCAAATTCCTCCAGAAGCAGTTCCAACATACATAATTTCTGGGTTAGATTCTACAACATCAATGGACGTTACACGTCCAGACATGCCTCCAGGACCAATATTTCTTGGTTTCATATTTTTTACCAAATCCATAGAAAACTCTTGCGAAAAGAGTAGAGAAGTGGCGCATAAAAAAAGTACTGTGGTTATTTTTTTCATTATAGTAAGTTTGATGGTTTTTAATAATGTTGAGTTATATGAGAAGTATCAGGATAAAACAAGCTAATGGTTTTTAGTTTAGAAATGTAAATAACAGTTAAGTGCAAACTAATAAATTTTGCACTTAACTGTTATTTTTTATAGAGTGTTATGAGCAGTTATTATTACATTTCTTCGGCGTAATAAGTCTTTCCTTTTTTATACAACTTCATTGTTTTTCCATTATCAAGATTCTTTCTAA from the Polaribacter cellanae genome contains:
- a CDS encoding WD40/YVTN/BNR-like repeat-containing protein; protein product: MKKITTVLFLCATSLLFSQEFSMDLVKNMKPRNIGPGGMSGRVTSIDVVESNPEIMYVGTASGGIWKSTSGGVKWKPIFEKELTASIGAVAIQQSNPSVIWAGTGEGNPRNSLNGGFGIYKSLDAGKTWKSMGLEKTRHIHRVIIDPTNPNIVYVGAIGSPWGEHKERGVYKTVDGGKTWKQILFTNIRSGAADLIMDPKNPNKIIAAMWEHKRDPWFFKSGGEGSGLYITHDGGENWKKITEKEGFPKGELGRIGVAIAPSEPNIMYALVEAKKNALYKSEDGGFNWKKINDKPGIGNRPFYYSEIYVDPQNENRVYTIFTYVNVSQDGGKNFKQLMPAYGVDNGVHPDHHAWWIHSKNGKFMIDGNDGGLNITKDGGKSWRFIGNIPVAQFYHINVDNEFPYNVYGGMQDNGSWRGPAYVWKAQGIRNSYWQEISFGDGFDVVPDKDDSRYGWTMSQQGSVSRFDYLTGNNYGVKPTHKDPNVKLRFNWNAAINIDPFDNSTLYFGSQFVHKSTDKGLTWTVISPDLSTNNPEKLKQNESGGLTMDATGAENHCTILVIEPTPLEKDVLWAATDDGQVHITKNGGESWTNVAKNITGLPEFSWITQIKASNKNKGEALLVANDYRRFNYTPYAYRTKNYGKTWKRIVNKNDVQSYTLSIIEDPENENLLFLGTDDGLYISVNAGEKWTKWTNGFPTVSVKDLVIHPREHDLVIGTFGRAAWVLDDIRPLRAIAKQSFNAKKIHLFQPPTAYLAASQQPTGSRFGADAMYQGENRKRGAIISYYIDKPAEKKNKKQDKKDDNVISSEAEKSNKVKFDSIKLEIFDDVRQIRTLKFKAPKESGIHKTTWYLREKGVARASRRINKPKREPGGITVKPGTYRLKMTFGNQVSEQNIKVEFDPRLQISKAAINQKYNASKELEKYQEKIANIVEQLVESKNTATSIKSNLSKEDKKKFKEEIKASTEIIKKIDGLIAKFLGSIDKRQGITRNPEITVNQRFYQASSYIRSRFGEQTSTETVLMNQFKEEFKKVVNETNAFFNNDWVTYKSKTENIKISPFKETKIYSIN